In Lutra lutra chromosome 5, mLutLut1.2, whole genome shotgun sequence, a single genomic region encodes these proteins:
- the LOC125099854 gene encoding uncharacterized protein LOC125099854 produces the protein MDSCLHTTSAPLTPSSRTAPGPLPAVTDRLYPASNSRWSLPFPGVTSGLEEDSEPDLDGTKARTCCLTPGELAALRGTPKSLPWPLGNVVSARKAAWRRLEGPGSVCAGARYHFLRPTQGLALAAASPSGKWSLGSRSVAALGLSGTRLSGSPGNAQAQFRPGLPTPAHCVQPAMWLLRFFAAGRGSSKGNPVVTRYGEQSRVGRAGSAVG, from the coding sequence CTCTTACTCCGTCCTCCCGGACCGCCCCCGGTCCGCTCCCCGCGGTGACGGACCGACTTTATCCCGCGTCAAATTCTCGCTGGTCACTGCCTTTCCCGGGCGTTACTTCAGGACTTGAGGAGGACTCGGAGCCTGACTTGGACGGAACGAAAGCCCGCACGTGCTGCTTAACGCCCGGAGAATTAGCTGCCCTAAGAGGAACGCCAAAGAGCCTGCCGTGgcctctgggaaatgtagtttcagCGCGCAAAGCGGCCTGGCGTCGCCTTGAAGGGCCGGGCTCTGTCTGCGCAGGCGCGCGGTATCACTTTCTCCGCCCCACGCAGGGGCTGGCCCTGGCCGCCGCTTCGCCCTCTGGGAAGTGGAGTCTGGGAAGCCGAAGTGTTGCTGCCCTCGGACTCTCGGGTACTCGGCTCAGCGGCTCCCCGGGCAACGCGCAAGCGCAGTTCCGACCTGGGCTGCCGACTCCAGCTCATTGTGTTCAGCCTGCGATGTGGCTGTTGCGGTTTTTCGCCGCGGGCAGAGGCTCCTCCAAGGGCAATCCTGTGGTGACCAGGTACGGCGAGCAGAGCCGCGTCGGGAGAGCGGGATCGGCCGTAGGGTAG